In the Paramisgurnus dabryanus chromosome 5, PD_genome_1.1, whole genome shotgun sequence genome, one interval contains:
- the thap1 gene encoding THAP domain-containing protein 1: MVQSCSAYGCKNRYHKDKNISFHKFPLARPDVCEKWVTAIKRRNFKPTKYSSICSQHFTKNSFRQDCNNRVLKDDAVPSLFKLHIQARSLREDLILGLHPNTFISSDHNYTVEDTVQQKRRITQLESQLEKLRKNLKRVQQKCRRQERQLRRLKAMGDFQKTGKHLSLGENYVILSKEMYDALKGLEPIEAL; the protein is encoded by the exons ATGGTGCAGTCCTGCTCAGCGTACGGGTGCAAAAACCGATATCAcaaagataaaaacatctccTTTCATAA ATTCCCACTTGCCAGACCAGATGTGTGTGAAAAATGGGTGACTGCCATAAAGAGAAGAAACTTTAAACCCACGAAGTACAGCAGCATCTGCTCGCAACACTTCACCAAAAACTCTTTCAGACAAGACTGCAACAACCGCGTGCTGAAGGATGATGCTGTGCCGTCTCTCTTCAAACTTCACATACAG GCAAGATCTCTGCGGGAAGACTTGATCCTGGGTCTCCATCCCAACACGTTCATCTCCTCCGACCACAACTACACTGTGGAGGACACGGTCCAGCAGAAGAGACGCATCACGCAGCTGGAGTCACAGCTGGAGAAACTGCGGAAGAACCTGAAGAGGGTGCAGCAGAAATGTCGTCGTCAGGAGAGACAACTCAGACGTCTCAAAGCCATGGGTGACTTTCAAAAGACTGGAAAACATCTGTCATTAGGAGAAAACTATGTTATCTTGTCCAAAGAGATGTATGATGCCCTGAAGGGATTAGAACCAATTGAAGCGCTGTAA